In a single window of the Clarias gariepinus isolate MV-2021 ecotype Netherlands chromosome 16, CGAR_prim_01v2, whole genome shotgun sequence genome:
- the LOC128544383 gene encoding serine protease 27-like isoform X2: MEINLWKLLCVLCALLLKATASFSQLQVCGKPPLNTKIVGGENAAPGSWPWQVSIQRGGSHFCGGSLINENWVLSAAHCFQRIGAASITLLLGMESLQGTNPNKQQKGARNIIVNQNYNPSTSDNDLALVHLSSSVTFNNYVLPVCLAATNSSFPGGTNAWVTGFGRIGSNVNLPSPQTLQEVKVPIVSNSDCAKPYPVGTITNNMMCAGLAQGGKDSCQGDSGGPLVININRSWVQAGIVSFGYGCALPKYPGVYTRVSQYHDWINSSISSSQPVFVASSISLGSPHLFCLFFFFPFLF; the protein is encoded by the exons TGTGTGGTAAACCTCCACTGAACACCAAGATTGTTGGAGGTGAAAATGCCGCTCCCGGGTCCTGGCCTTGGCAGGTCAGCATTCAGAGAGGAGGCAGCCATTTCTGTGGTGGCAGCCTGATCAATGAAAACTGGGTCTTATCAGCTGCTCACTGTTTCCAACG cattggTGCAGCATCTATCACATTGTTACTAGGAATGGAAAGTCTTCAGGGGACAAACcctaataaacaacaaaaaggtGCTAGAAACATTATTGTCAACCAAAACTATAACCCTAGCACCAGTGACAATGATCTTGCACTAgtccatctctcctcttctgtgaCATTCAACAACTATGTATTGCCGGTGTGCCTTGCAGCAACCAACAGTTCTTTTCCAGGTGGTACTAATGCCTGGGTCACAGGATTTGGTAGAATTGGTTCAAATG TGAATCTGCCGTCCCCTCAAACCCTGCAGGAGGTGAAGGTGCCAATTGTCAGTAACAGTGACTGTGCAAAACCATATCCAGTTGGTACTATAACAAACAATATGATGTGTGCTGGTTTAGCTCAGGGAGGAAAAGATTCAtgccag GGTGATTCTGGAGGTCCACTGGTCATCAACATCAACAGATCTTGGGTTCAGGCTGGGATCGTGAGCTTTGGCTATGGCTGTGCTTTACCTAAATATCCCGGTGTGTACACCAGGGTGTCTCAGTACCATGACTGGATTAACAGCAGTATCAGCAGCAGTCAACCTGTATTTGTAGCATCAAGCATCAGTCTTGGCTCCCCCCACCTCTtttgcttgttcttttttttccccttcttatTCTAA
- the LOC128544379 gene encoding serine protease 27-like: protein MDIYLWKVVYIVCLLLLNATGSLSQLTECGQPALNTKIVGGTDAAPGSWPWQVSFQTQGHHFCGGSLISQDWILSAAHCFQSITASDITIYLGLARLEGSNPNAQGLTTSNIIINQAYNTISHDNDLALVQLDVSVTFTPYVMPVCLAASNSVFPAGTNVWVTGFGTIGNDVNLPSPQTLQEVEVPIVSNSDCETDYGSGSITDNMICAGLTQGGKDSCQGDSGGPMVVKVNESWIQAGIVSFGYGCAQPNFPGVYTRVSQYEDWIDNIISSNTTGFVKVSNGNHISPNLFCLCFSFFIFPLIHALNRVH from the exons ATGGATATCTATTTGTGGAAAGTTGTGTATATTGTATGTCTCCTACTCCTTAATGCTACAG GCTCACTCTCCCAGCTGACTG aGTGTGGTCAGCCAGCCCTAAACACCAAGATTGTTGGTGGTACAGATGCTGCTCCGGGGTCCTGGCCTTGGCAGGTCAGCTTTCAGACACAAGGACACCATTTCTGTGGCGGCAGCCTGATCAGTCAGGACTGGATCTTATCGGCTGCTCACTGTTTCCAAAG catTACTGCATCTGACATCACAATCTATCTGGGACTGGCAAGACTGGAGGGGTCAAACCCTAATGCACAAGGATTAACCACTAGTAACATTATCATCAACCAAGCATATAACACTATCAGCCATGACAATGATCTTGCACTTGTCCAGCTTGACGTTTCGGTGACGTTCACGCCTTATGTAATGCCGGTCTGCCTTGCAGCAAGCAACAGTGTTTTTCCCGCTGGCACTAATGTCTGGGTCACAGGTTTTGGTACAATTGGTAATGATG TAAATCTGCCATCCCCTCAAACCCTGCAGGAGGTGGAGGTGCCGATTGTCAGTAACAGTGACTGTGAAACTGATTACGGATCTGGTTCTATCACAGATAATATGATATGTGCTGGCTTAACTCAGGGAGGGAAAGACTCATGCCAG GGGGATTCTGGAGGTCCAATGGTGGTCAAGGTCAACGAATCCTGGATTCAGGCTGGGATTGTGAGCTTCGGCTATGGCTGTGCTCAACCTAATTTCCCTGGTGTGTACACCAGAGTGTCTCAGTACGAGGACTGGATAGACAACATTATCAGCAGCAATACAACAGGATTTGTTAAGGTGTCGAATGGCAATCATATCTCCCCTAACCTATTCTgcctgtgtttttctttcttcatcttTCCATTAATACACGCCCTCAACAGGGTCCATTGa
- the LOC128544383 gene encoding serine protease 27-like isoform X1 — protein MPSVIVHTVYSSTLCFSIFLIASFSQLQVCGKPPLNTKIVGGENAAPGSWPWQVSIQRGGSHFCGGSLINENWVLSAAHCFQRIGAASITLLLGMESLQGTNPNKQQKGARNIIVNQNYNPSTSDNDLALVHLSSSVTFNNYVLPVCLAATNSSFPGGTNAWVTGFGRIGSNVNLPSPQTLQEVKVPIVSNSDCAKPYPVGTITNNMMCAGLAQGGKDSCQGDSGGPLVININRSWVQAGIVSFGYGCALPKYPGVYTRVSQYHDWINSSISSSQPVFVASSISLGSPHLFCLFFFFPFLF, from the exons TGTGTGGTAAACCTCCACTGAACACCAAGATTGTTGGAGGTGAAAATGCCGCTCCCGGGTCCTGGCCTTGGCAGGTCAGCATTCAGAGAGGAGGCAGCCATTTCTGTGGTGGCAGCCTGATCAATGAAAACTGGGTCTTATCAGCTGCTCACTGTTTCCAACG cattggTGCAGCATCTATCACATTGTTACTAGGAATGGAAAGTCTTCAGGGGACAAACcctaataaacaacaaaaaggtGCTAGAAACATTATTGTCAACCAAAACTATAACCCTAGCACCAGTGACAATGATCTTGCACTAgtccatctctcctcttctgtgaCATTCAACAACTATGTATTGCCGGTGTGCCTTGCAGCAACCAACAGTTCTTTTCCAGGTGGTACTAATGCCTGGGTCACAGGATTTGGTAGAATTGGTTCAAATG TGAATCTGCCGTCCCCTCAAACCCTGCAGGAGGTGAAGGTGCCAATTGTCAGTAACAGTGACTGTGCAAAACCATATCCAGTTGGTACTATAACAAACAATATGATGTGTGCTGGTTTAGCTCAGGGAGGAAAAGATTCAtgccag GGTGATTCTGGAGGTCCACTGGTCATCAACATCAACAGATCTTGGGTTCAGGCTGGGATCGTGAGCTTTGGCTATGGCTGTGCTTTACCTAAATATCCCGGTGTGTACACCAGGGTGTCTCAGTACCATGACTGGATTAACAGCAGTATCAGCAGCAGTCAACCTGTATTTGTAGCATCAAGCATCAGTCTTGGCTCCCCCCACCTCTtttgcttgttcttttttttccccttcttatTCTAA